In Streptomyces sp. SN-593, a single genomic region encodes these proteins:
- a CDS encoding helix-turn-helix domain-containing protein, protein MEVLPSTFEVLGAQIRKRRMQMGMGARELAAKARISRRYLNHLENGSRSHMSPPRYIDLRTALDVTDEYLLAPPRPNTDKE, encoded by the coding sequence ATGGAAGTCCTCCCGAGCACCTTCGAGGTGCTAGGGGCGCAAATCCGCAAACGGCGCATGCAGATGGGAATGGGGGCGCGCGAGCTGGCCGCCAAGGCGCGAATCAGCCGTCGCTACCTCAACCACCTGGAGAACGGCTCGCGCAGCCACATGAGCCCACCGCGCTACATCGATCTGCGCACCGCCCTTGACGTGACCGACGAGTACCTCCTCGCCCCACCGAGGCCCAACACCGACAAGGAGTGA
- a CDS encoding phage antirepressor N-terminal domain-containing protein, which translates to MNPIIPSEPGEVVKLDLSAGSVHTVLVDGLPHVVLRPAIEALGMDYSTQLAKLKTRSWASVGQSPMTGADGKTYQMAVVPVRTFLMLLATVNENRVKESARKTLVAFQNETADAIEAYWTQGGAINPRATEDQLDSLIARAKQQAEVLSILAPIVSPEWLETKGRLVAARALGEEPELDPLDVPLYVPDFLKDKGLKRAQVESVQSWFGRRAAALYEAEHGEKPGKRQSDLPNGSVRETYAWTARHLPVFEETWDRYYADQYPTQVEFGGAA; encoded by the coding sequence TTGAATCCCATCATCCCATCCGAGCCGGGCGAGGTCGTGAAGCTCGACCTGTCCGCCGGTTCCGTACACACCGTCTTGGTCGACGGGCTGCCGCACGTCGTGTTGCGTCCGGCGATCGAGGCCCTGGGTATGGACTACTCGACCCAGCTCGCCAAGCTCAAGACCCGCTCGTGGGCATCCGTGGGGCAGAGCCCCATGACTGGCGCGGACGGCAAGACCTACCAGATGGCCGTCGTCCCGGTCCGGACGTTCCTGATGCTGCTGGCCACGGTCAACGAGAACCGCGTGAAGGAGTCGGCGCGGAAGACACTGGTCGCGTTCCAGAACGAGACGGCCGACGCCATCGAGGCGTACTGGACGCAGGGCGGCGCGATCAACCCGCGCGCCACCGAGGACCAGCTCGACTCGCTGATCGCCCGCGCCAAGCAGCAGGCCGAGGTGCTGTCGATCCTCGCGCCGATCGTCTCGCCGGAGTGGCTGGAGACGAAGGGCCGGTTGGTCGCGGCCCGCGCTCTAGGTGAGGAGCCGGAGCTGGACCCACTGGACGTGCCGCTGTACGTCCCGGACTTCCTGAAGGACAAGGGCCTGAAGCGGGCCCAGGTCGAGTCGGTGCAGTCCTGGTTCGGCCGGCGTGCCGCCGCCCTGTACGAGGCGGAGCACGGCGAGAAGCCGGGAAAGCGCCAGTCGGATCTACCGAACGGCTCCGTGCGTGAGACCTACGCGTGGACGGCCCGTCACCTGCCGGTGTTCGAGGAGACGTGGGACCGCTACTACGCGGACCAGTACCCGACCCAGGTCGAGTTCGGCGGTGCGGCATGA
- a CDS encoding tyrosine-type recombinase/integrase, with product MPEVHKHVHIEWRGGTCRVKWWSGEYLAGGRKRYESKGGFTDEETATQHGLDKLYEIRHGTHVKNRDGATPMPEWCDAWMDSMDVGMLTEKNYRDIIKVHIKPYFERMSVADVDVITYRAFRKHIATRVGKGRASNVMMILGMILDDAVPRLIKVSPVERNRKRGRFTKKPKERKRDLSVEVVDQLARNAEVFFGNGTGKVLVWTMAMTGMRPGELFGLPREYCYPNWPASDPRLDEDEEERYADDLERYGLGLLPAIRVQQQTQYHQRKLHVMDPKYDSKRTLVIPPFLAEMLKEQLASHDGPWVFPALMGGSLAATDFDAYYWRSIADGVDERGGRKPRPALPEVPLFKGKRMYLLRHGHKAWLDEDGHSRFAVESRMGHEVGGVEGTYSSVTVPMERAIMDALQKRWETFQARGAGCE from the coding sequence GTGCCCGAAGTGCACAAGCATGTCCACATCGAATGGCGTGGCGGCACGTGCCGCGTGAAGTGGTGGAGCGGCGAGTACCTGGCAGGCGGCCGCAAGCGCTACGAGAGCAAGGGAGGGTTCACGGATGAGGAGACCGCCACCCAGCACGGCCTAGACAAGCTCTACGAGATCCGGCACGGCACGCACGTCAAGAACCGCGACGGCGCCACGCCCATGCCGGAATGGTGCGATGCCTGGATGGATTCGATGGACGTCGGCATGCTCACCGAGAAGAACTACCGCGACATCATCAAGGTTCACATCAAGCCCTACTTCGAGCGCATGAGCGTTGCGGACGTCGATGTGATCACCTACCGGGCGTTCCGAAAACACATCGCAACTCGCGTAGGGAAAGGGCGGGCGTCCAACGTCATGATGATCCTCGGCATGATTCTTGACGATGCCGTCCCTCGGCTCATCAAGGTCTCGCCCGTCGAGCGCAACCGGAAGCGCGGCCGGTTCACCAAGAAACCCAAGGAACGGAAGCGAGACCTGTCCGTTGAGGTCGTCGACCAGTTGGCCCGAAATGCCGAGGTGTTCTTCGGCAACGGCACGGGGAAGGTGCTGGTGTGGACGATGGCGATGACGGGGATGCGTCCTGGCGAGTTGTTCGGGCTGCCGCGCGAGTACTGCTATCCCAACTGGCCTGCGTCGGACCCCCGTCTGGACGAGGACGAGGAAGAGCGGTACGCGGACGACCTGGAACGGTACGGCCTCGGTCTGCTGCCGGCGATTCGCGTCCAGCAGCAGACGCAGTATCACCAGCGCAAGCTGCACGTCATGGACCCCAAGTACGACTCGAAGCGGACGCTGGTCATCCCCCCCTTCCTGGCGGAGATGCTGAAGGAACAACTGGCGTCCCACGACGGCCCGTGGGTGTTTCCCGCGCTGATGGGTGGAAGCCTGGCGGCAACGGACTTCGATGCGTACTACTGGCGGTCGATCGCGGACGGCGTGGACGAGCGGGGCGGCAGGAAGCCGCGGCCGGCGCTTCCGGAGGTGCCGTTGTTCAAGGGCAAGCGGATGTATCTGCTGCGGCACGGCCACAAGGCATGGCTGGACGAGGACGGGCACAGCCGGTTCGCGGTGGAGTCGCGGATGGGTCACGAGGTGGGGGGCGTTGAGGGGACGTACAGCAGCGTGACGGTGCCGATGGAGCGTGCCATCATGGATGCGTTGCAGAAGCGGTGGGAGACCTTCCAGGCGCGGGGCGCCGGATGCGAGTGA
- a CDS encoding exonuclease domain-containing protein yields the protein MSWHKRPALAFDTETTGINIESDRIVSAAAIHVSSAGAKAATWLANPGVEIPEAATAVHHITTEHARAHGHPAKDVIEDVVHVIGEAVHDGVPIAGHNVVYDLSILDREARRHLGCGLDGAFDLTRIRVIDTSVLDKHVLPRRRRVSEKQGARQLITLAQVYSLGWDEGAAHGSEYDALMAARIAYRIGSLIEMPAVKRPEFEFGEFQQFDQLRGLDIDALHDRQRALAVEQAAGLESYFRQKDPNAVVDGRWPLIPFTTEGTSR from the coding sequence ATGAGCTGGCACAAGCGGCCCGCCCTGGCCTTCGACACCGAGACCACGGGGATCAACATCGAGTCCGACCGGATCGTGTCCGCCGCCGCCATCCACGTCTCCAGCGCCGGCGCCAAGGCCGCCACGTGGCTCGCCAACCCGGGGGTCGAGATCCCAGAGGCCGCCACTGCGGTCCACCACATCACCACCGAGCACGCCCGCGCCCACGGCCACCCCGCGAAGGACGTCATCGAGGACGTTGTCCATGTGATTGGAGAGGCCGTCCACGACGGCGTACCGATCGCCGGTCACAACGTCGTCTACGACCTGTCCATCCTTGACCGCGAGGCGCGCCGTCACCTCGGCTGCGGGCTCGATGGGGCATTCGACCTCACCCGTATCCGCGTCATCGACACCAGCGTCCTCGACAAGCACGTGCTGCCCCGCCGCCGTCGCGTGTCGGAGAAGCAGGGCGCCCGTCAACTCATCACCCTCGCGCAGGTCTACAGCCTCGGATGGGACGAGGGGGCCGCGCACGGCTCCGAGTACGACGCGCTGATGGCCGCGCGGATCGCGTACAGGATCGGGTCGTTGATCGAGATGCCGGCCGTGAAGCGCCCTGAGTTCGAGTTCGGCGAGTTCCAGCAGTTCGATCAGTTGCGCGGGTTGGACATCGACGCTCTGCACGACCGGCAGAGGGCGCTGGCCGTAGAGCAGGCGGCCGGTCTGGAGTCGTACTTCCGGCAGAAGGACCCGAACGCGGTGGTGGATGGCCGCTGGCCGCTGATCCCCTTCACCACCGAGGGGACGTCCCGATGA
- a CDS encoding PD-(D/E)XK nuclease-like domain-containing protein: protein MATATETATVWRGPGVYSADELSLEQYHADIVPGGSLSSSGARALLDPGCPAQFDYDRRQPQLPKKEFEIGTAVHSVLLGSGADLVVVDAEMWNTKAIKAEVADIRADGHIPLKPSDMQQVADMVAAVRAHPVAGPLFTPGSGTPEQSLYWIDPDTGVTCRVRPDWLKHLPDLTLCVDYKTAVKADPEAVSKAIAERGYHQQDAFYIDGIQQVLGLPARFLFVFQSKTAPYLITVRELSDADRAIGRAKNQRALRIYAECTKTGIWPDWTGPTDSIPYISLPTWAATREAEEYLK, encoded by the coding sequence ATGGCGACCGCGACCGAGACGGCCACCGTGTGGCGCGGCCCCGGCGTGTACAGCGCCGACGAACTGAGCCTGGAGCAATACCACGCCGACATCGTGCCCGGCGGGTCGCTGTCCAGCAGCGGCGCCCGGGCCTTGCTCGACCCCGGCTGCCCCGCCCAGTTCGACTACGACCGGCGGCAGCCGCAACTCCCGAAGAAGGAGTTCGAGATCGGCACGGCCGTCCACTCCGTGCTCCTCGGCAGCGGCGCCGACCTGGTCGTGGTCGACGCGGAGATGTGGAACACCAAGGCCATCAAAGCCGAGGTCGCCGACATCCGCGCCGACGGGCACATCCCCCTCAAGCCGTCCGACATGCAGCAGGTCGCCGACATGGTCGCCGCCGTCCGCGCGCACCCCGTCGCCGGCCCCCTCTTCACGCCCGGCAGCGGCACCCCGGAGCAGTCCCTGTACTGGATCGACCCTGACACCGGCGTCACCTGCCGGGTCCGTCCGGACTGGCTCAAGCACCTGCCTGACCTGACTCTGTGCGTCGACTACAAGACCGCGGTCAAGGCGGACCCGGAGGCCGTGTCCAAGGCCATCGCGGAGCGCGGCTACCACCAGCAGGACGCCTTCTACATCGACGGCATCCAGCAGGTGCTCGGCCTGCCGGCCCGGTTCCTGTTCGTGTTCCAGTCCAAGACCGCCCCGTACCTGATCACCGTCCGGGAGTTGTCCGACGCGGACCGGGCCATCGGCCGCGCCAAGAACCAGCGGGCCCTGCGCATCTACGCCGAGTGCACCAAGACCGGCATCTGGCCCGACTGGACCGGGCCCACCGACTCCATCCCGTACATCTCGCTGCCCACCTGGGCGGCCACCCGCGAAGCCGAGGAGTACCTGAAGTGA
- a CDS encoding thaumatin family protein gives MGTRARSGHGRRRRRGRRHGAAWSAAVIAVVGVCVAVYVVAGGGGRLPAGADGAAAAASRPSAPAAAPAGTAPAGAPTSAPPSASPSGPAPRAKPATPSATSAKPPEAPKASGSGAPSVLAPTTGTRVFTLVNHVDETVWVGAGQQTAEPALATTGWVLPPGVTLAVRVPDHWNGRFWGRTGCSFDASGRGHCETGDCDGRFQCPGYGAIPASLAEFNLNAAPEGPKWP, from the coding sequence ATGGGGACCAGGGCCAGAAGTGGGCACGGGCGCAGGCGCAGGCGGGGCCGGCGGCACGGCGCCGCGTGGTCGGCCGCGGTGATCGCCGTCGTCGGCGTGTGCGTCGCGGTGTACGTCGTGGCCGGCGGTGGTGGGCGGCTGCCCGCGGGCGCGGACGGCGCGGCGGCCGCCGCCTCGCGCCCGTCCGCCCCGGCCGCGGCGCCGGCCGGCACGGCGCCGGCGGGCGCGCCGACCAGCGCCCCGCCGTCCGCGTCGCCGTCGGGGCCCGCCCCGCGGGCGAAGCCCGCCACGCCGAGCGCCACCTCCGCGAAGCCGCCGGAGGCGCCGAAGGCGAGCGGGTCGGGCGCCCCCTCGGTCCTCGCCCCGACCACGGGCACCCGCGTCTTCACCCTCGTCAACCACGTCGACGAGACCGTGTGGGTGGGCGCAGGGCAGCAGACCGCGGAGCCCGCCCTCGCCACCACGGGCTGGGTGCTGCCGCCCGGCGTCACCCTCGCGGTCCGCGTGCCCGACCACTGGAACGGCCGCTTCTGGGGCCGGACCGGCTGCTCCTTCGACGCGTCCGGCCGAGGCCACTGCGAGACCGGCGACTGCGACGGCCGCTTCCAGTGCCCCGGCTACGGCGCGATCCCCGCCTCGCTGGCCGAGTTCAACCTCAACGCGGCCCCTGAAGGGCCGAAATGGCCCTGA